The following proteins come from a genomic window of Lolium rigidum isolate FL_2022 chromosome 5, APGP_CSIRO_Lrig_0.1, whole genome shotgun sequence:
- the LOC124654220 gene encoding low temperature-induced protein lt101.2-like, with the protein MASGCTFLEILIAILLPPLGVFLHYGLCSKEFLICVLLTILGYIPGIIYAVYVLVSRSDEPQGDYYAVA; encoded by the exons ATGGCGTCCGGCTGCACCTTCCTCGAGATCCTCATCGCCATCCTCCTCCCGCCGCTCGGCGTCTTCCTCCACTACGGCCTATGCAGC AAGGAGTTCCTCATCTGCGTGCTGCTCACCATCCTCGGCTACATCCCCGGCATCATCTACGCCGTCTACGTGCTCGTCTCACGCAGTGACGAGCCCCAGGGGGACTACTACGCCGTTGCTTGA
- the LOC124654219 gene encoding hydrophobic protein OSR8-like — protein MASRSCTFLEILLAIILPPLGVFLHYGCCSMEFCICLLLTILGYIPGIIYAVYVLVALDRDDYQREYYAVA, from the exons ATGGCGTCCCGGAGCTGCACCTTCCTCGAGATCCTGCTCGCCATCATCCTCCCGCCGCTCGGCGTCTTCCTCCACTACGGATGCTGCAGC ATGGAGTTCTGCATCTGCCTGCTGCTCACGATCCTCGGCTACATCCCCGGCATCATCTACGCGGTCTACGTGCTCGTCGCCCTCGACCGGGACGATTACCAGAGGGAATACTATGCTGTTGCTTAG